A single window of Syntrophus aciditrophicus SB DNA harbors:
- a CDS encoding MBL fold metallo-hydrolase: MIVRCWGARGSIPVSGRDYLKYGGDTTCIEIRTQRDEIIIIDSGSGIRRLGNRLMAERRFEYTLIFTHAHWDHLIGFPFFKPIYHRKTRVTLYGCPYAQASVQQIISRIMTPPNFPVALADVHADLIFHESCAVPFEIGGMRVTPIPLSHPNEGIGYRFEEDGKSFVFLTDNELMHHHPGGMAYEDYCRFARGADLLIHDAEYVAADYLTKKSWGHTVYLDALRLALDAGVARLGLFHHNQERTDSELDAMVEDCRGLISRGGHRLDCFAMNQEMEIIL, encoded by the coding sequence ATGATTGTTCGGTGCTGGGGGGCGAGAGGATCCATTCCCGTTTCCGGAAGAGATTACCTGAAATATGGCGGGGATACCACCTGCATTGAGATTCGGACGCAGCGGGACGAGATCATCATCATCGATTCCGGCTCCGGAATCCGGCGACTGGGCAACAGGCTCATGGCGGAACGCCGTTTCGAATACACCCTCATCTTTACCCACGCGCACTGGGACCATCTCATCGGATTTCCCTTCTTCAAGCCGATCTACCATCGAAAAACACGCGTCACCCTGTATGGCTGTCCCTATGCCCAGGCCTCCGTCCAGCAGATTATCTCGCGCATCATGACGCCTCCGAACTTTCCGGTCGCGCTTGCCGATGTCCATGCCGATCTGATCTTTCATGAATCCTGCGCCGTGCCGTTTGAAATCGGCGGGATGCGCGTGACCCCGATTCCTCTGAGCCACCCCAACGAGGGGATCGGTTACCGGTTTGAAGAAGACGGCAAAAGTTTTGTATTTCTGACAGATAATGAATTGATGCATCACCATCCCGGGGGAATGGCCTATGAGGATTATTGCCGCTTTGCCCGGGGGGCGGATCTGCTCATCCATGACGCGGAGTATGTTGCCGCCGACTATCTGACAAAAAAATCGTGGGGGCATACCGTTTACCTGGATGCCCTGCGTCTTGCCCTGGACGCGGGCGTCGCGAGACTGGGATTGTTTCATCACAATCAGGAGCGAACGGATTCGGAGCTTGACGCCATGGTGGAGGACTGCCGCGGCTTGATTTCGCGGGGGGGGCACAGGCTGGACTGTTTCGCCATGAATCAGGAAATGGAAATCATTCTGTAA